The Chitinophagales bacterium genome includes a window with the following:
- a CDS encoding sugar porter family MFS transporter gives MNSKLILWSVTVGLGGFLFGLDTAVISGAEQDIQQLWHLDGWSHGLAIAMALYGTVIGAMFGGVPADTYGRKKTLIAIGLLFFFSAIGSALASGVGMFMFFRFMGGLSIGASSVVAPVYISEIAPPKYRGRMGISFQMNIVLGILIAYVSNYLLEGGANDWRWMLGIVAVPALFFSVLMLFTPETPRWLLLHKGDEQKAKDVLSITEENVEEAMAAIKHSAEEQLKGHKERLFQKKYFRLILLAFLFAFFNQLSGINAIIYYAPRIFEMTGSAKSGALFSTIGIGVVNLIFTIIGWILIDRVGRKVLMYIGSVGYIVSLALVAGAFFNESYANVPVYVFMFIASHAIGQGSVIWVFISEIFPNAVRASGMALGSLTHWIFAALIANVFPVFADSYGGGVIFAFFSVMMVLQLIYVWTLMPETKGVSLEELQRELTER, from the coding sequence ATGAACAGCAAACTTATTTTATGGTCCGTTACGGTTGGCCTCGGCGGTTTTTTGTTTGGCCTTGATACGGCGGTGATCTCCGGCGCCGAGCAGGATATTCAGCAGCTCTGGCACCTCGATGGCTGGAGCCACGGGTTGGCCATTGCCATGGCTTTGTACGGTACCGTCATCGGTGCCATGTTCGGCGGTGTTCCCGCAGATACCTATGGCAGAAAGAAAACACTGATTGCCATCGGCCTCCTGTTCTTCTTCTCGGCCATCGGTTCGGCACTGGCCAGCGGTGTTGGCATGTTTATGTTTTTCCGTTTCATGGGCGGCTTGAGTATCGGCGCATCATCGGTGGTGGCGCCTGTGTACATATCGGAGATCGCTCCGCCAAAATACCGCGGCAGGATGGGCATCTCTTTTCAGATGAATATCGTGCTGGGCATCCTGATCGCCTATGTTTCCAATTACCTGCTGGAAGGCGGTGCCAACGACTGGCGCTGGATGCTGGGCATCGTGGCCGTACCTGCCTTGTTCTTCTCTGTACTGATGCTGTTTACGCCGGAAACACCAAGGTGGTTGTTGCTGCACAAAGGCGATGAACAAAAGGCAAAGGACGTCTTGTCCATCACGGAAGAAAATGTGGAGGAAGCCATGGCGGCGATAAAACATTCGGCGGAGGAGCAGCTGAAAGGTCATAAAGAGCGCTTGTTTCAAAAGAAATATTTCCGGCTCATCCTGCTGGCATTCCTGTTTGCCTTCTTCAATCAGTTGTCGGGCATCAATGCCATCATCTACTATGCGCCACGTATCTTTGAGATGACAGGATCGGCAAAGTCGGGTGCATTATTTTCCACAATCGGCATCGGCGTGGTGAATTTGATTTTCACCATCATCGGCTGGATACTGATCGACCGCGTCGGCAGGAAGGTGTTGATGTATATTGGTTCTGTCGGCTACATCGTTTCCCTGGCATTGGTTGCCGGAGCCTTCTTTAATGAGTCGTATGCGAATGTACCGGTGTATGTTTTTATGTTCATCGCTTCGCATGCAATAGGGCAGGGCTCGGTGATATGGGTCTTCATCTCCGAAATATTTCCGAATGCCGTGCGTGCCTCAGGCATGGCTTTGGGCAGCCTGACACACTGGATCTTCGCGGCGCTGATCGCGAATGTGTTTCCCGTATTCGCCGACAGCTATGGCGGCGGAGTGATCTTCGCCTTCTTCAGCGTGATGATGGTATTACAGCTTATTTATGTATGGACGCTGATGCCGGAAACGAAAGGTGTTTCGCTGGAGGAGTTGCAGCGGGAGCTGACGGAAAGGTAG